A single genomic interval of Rhizobium leguminosarum bv. trifolii WSM1325 harbors:
- a CDS encoding efflux transporter, RND family, MFP subunit (TIGRFAM: efflux transporter, RND family, MFP subunit~PFAM: secretion protein HlyD family protein~KEGG: rec:RHECIAT_CH0003962 putative multidrug efflux transporter protein) has protein sequence MFSLKTLSHRMPSVSTLVLFGAIGIGVSACSEEKAEVKQVIRPVKVVEIAKAGDTRKLDYSGSVKARTEMNLGFRVAGKITERLVDIGDKVKPGDVLARMDSTDYQLAVKTAEANLAAAEKGVETADLVNKRNQQLFDKNVSPKSQLEQASLSYDQAVSSRDAAVSALDQAKNQVSYAELKADHNGIVTTINADVGQVVASGTPVVAVAVDGEKEVQIAVPENDIAEFKPGKTVKASFWADDRLVLDGKVREVSGSADQQSRTFAVRVSLPNDPQVLLGMTATIEADVSNGNSYVSIPLSALAEKDGKQMVWTVDRDTATVHGRDIKVADFTGDGVHVTEGLDTGDLVVSAGAQFMSENLKVKVPDQQSALAATDQTVR, from the coding sequence ATGTTTTCGCTCAAGACCCTCAGCCATCGCATGCCGTCCGTCTCCACTCTCGTGCTCTTCGGCGCCATCGGCATCGGCGTTTCCGCCTGCTCGGAAGAGAAGGCCGAGGTCAAGCAAGTCATCCGGCCGGTGAAGGTCGTCGAGATCGCCAAGGCCGGCGACACCCGCAAGCTCGACTATTCGGGCTCGGTCAAGGCGCGCACCGAGATGAACCTCGGATTTCGCGTCGCCGGCAAGATCACCGAACGCCTCGTCGATATCGGAGACAAGGTGAAGCCAGGCGACGTGCTCGCTCGGATGGACTCCACCGATTACCAGCTGGCGGTCAAGACGGCGGAAGCCAATCTCGCAGCCGCTGAAAAGGGCGTCGAAACCGCCGATCTCGTGAACAAGCGCAATCAGCAGCTGTTCGACAAGAATGTTTCGCCGAAATCCCAGCTCGAGCAAGCGTCGCTCAGTTACGATCAGGCCGTTTCAAGCCGCGATGCCGCCGTCTCGGCGCTCGATCAGGCGAAGAACCAGGTGAGTTATGCGGAGCTGAAGGCCGACCACAACGGGATTGTCACGACGATCAATGCCGATGTCGGCCAGGTCGTTGCGTCGGGCACTCCCGTCGTCGCCGTTGCCGTCGACGGCGAAAAGGAAGTGCAGATTGCGGTTCCAGAAAACGACATTGCCGAATTCAAGCCGGGCAAGACAGTCAAGGCCAGCTTCTGGGCTGACGACAGGCTGGTGCTCGACGGCAAGGTGCGCGAGGTTTCCGGCAGCGCCGACCAGCAGTCGCGTACCTTTGCGGTTCGGGTGAGCCTGCCGAACGATCCGCAGGTGTTGCTCGGCATGACGGCGACGATAGAGGCCGATGTTAGCAACGGCAACAGCTATGTCTCGATCCCGCTCAGCGCCCTGGCTGAAAAGGACGGCAAGCAGATGGTCTGGACCGTCGACCGCGACACGGCGACCGTGCACGGCCGTGACATCAAGGTTGCCGACTTCACCGGCGACGGCGTGCATGTGACCGAGGGTCTCGATACCGGCGATCTCGTCGTTTCGGCCGGCGCGCAGTTCATGAGCGAAAACCTGAAGGTGAAGGTGCCGGACCAGCAATCGGCCCTGGCCGCCACGGACCAGACCGTCCGCTGA
- a CDS encoding transcriptional regulator, TetR family (PFAM: regulatory protein TetR~KEGG: rec:RHECIAT_CH0003963 putative transcriptional regulator protein, TetR family), with protein MNDIAENTLDITRQENVTRILDAAERLFRHYGYSKTTVADIARDLGMSPANIYRFFASKVEIHQALCGRMLATAYQIAYDIRHQPISASERLRRYVETQHQLTLDLMLDEMKVHEMIIVAIDRDWHVIEKHIDRIHDLIAEIIAEGIAAGEFAEQDPVVASRCFGAATNTLCHPQMVAQCLAKTNRASVDELIDYVIRALKK; from the coding sequence ATGAACGACATCGCGGAAAATACGCTCGACATCACGCGGCAGGAGAATGTCACGCGCATTCTGGATGCAGCCGAGCGGCTGTTTCGGCACTATGGCTACAGCAAGACGACGGTGGCCGACATTGCCCGCGATCTCGGCATGTCGCCGGCCAATATTTATCGTTTCTTCGCCTCCAAGGTCGAAATTCACCAGGCGCTCTGCGGGCGCATGCTCGCCACCGCCTATCAAATCGCTTACGACATCCGCCATCAGCCGATCAGCGCCAGCGAGCGGCTGCGCCGCTATGTCGAGACCCAGCACCAGTTGACGCTGGATCTGATGCTCGACGAGATGAAGGTGCACGAGATGATCATCGTCGCGATCGATCGCGACTGGCACGTCATCGAAAAACACATCGATCGCATTCATGATCTCATCGCCGAAATCATTGCCGAAGGCATTGCAGCCGGCGAGTTCGCCGAGCAGGACCCGGTCGTTGCGTCGCGCTGCTTCGGCGCGGCGACGAACACGCTCTGCCATCCGCAGATGGTGGCGCAATGTCTTGCCAAAACGAACCGCGCGAGCGTCGACGAACTGATCGACTACGTGATCAGGGCGCTGAAGAAATAA
- a CDS encoding short-chain dehydrogenase/reductase SDR (PFAM: short-chain dehydrogenase/reductase SDR; KR domain protein~KEGG: ret:RHE_CH03691 short chain dehydrogenase): protein MGGRLQGKNILITGAAQGIGLAMAKAFMREDAAVFLVDRDAALLARAAKELQSSGGRLGYLPADITDAGTITTLVAQANEEIGQLNALVNNAGVNVFAEPLETTDEEWNRCFDINLKGAWNCCKAVLPGLIEQGGGVILNIASTHAFTIIPHTFPYPLAKHALLGMTKSLGLEYAARNIRVNALAPGYVSTQKVIDYWNGFPDPEAAKAETMKLHPGGRIATPEEIAMAAVFMISDECPFINATCLTIDGGLSVLQHPA from the coding sequence ATGGGCGGCCGTCTGCAAGGCAAGAACATCCTGATAACAGGTGCTGCGCAGGGTATCGGGCTTGCGATGGCGAAGGCTTTCATGCGGGAGGATGCCGCCGTCTTCCTCGTTGATCGCGATGCGGCGCTGCTGGCGCGGGCGGCGAAAGAGCTCCAGAGCAGTGGTGGCCGGCTTGGTTATCTGCCGGCCGATATTACCGATGCCGGGACGATCACGACATTGGTCGCTCAGGCGAATGAAGAAATCGGACAGCTGAACGCGCTCGTCAACAATGCCGGGGTGAATGTCTTTGCCGAACCGCTCGAGACGACGGACGAGGAATGGAACCGCTGCTTCGACATCAATTTGAAGGGCGCATGGAACTGCTGCAAGGCGGTGCTGCCGGGCCTGATCGAACAGGGCGGCGGCGTTATCCTCAACATCGCCTCGACGCACGCTTTCACCATCATCCCGCACACATTTCCCTATCCGCTGGCAAAACACGCCCTGCTCGGAATGACGAAATCCTTGGGGCTCGAATATGCCGCCCGCAATATCCGCGTGAACGCGCTGGCGCCGGGCTATGTCTCGACGCAGAAGGTGATCGATTACTGGAACGGCTTTCCCGATCCGGAGGCGGCAAAGGCCGAAACGATGAAACTGCATCCCGGCGGTCGCATCGCGACGCCGGAGGAGATTGCCATGGCGGCCGTGTTCATGATCTCCGACGAGTGCCCGTTCATCAATGCCACCTGCCTGACGATCGACGGCGGCCTCAGCGTGCTGCAGCATCCTGCCTGA
- a CDS encoding DoxX family protein (PFAM: DoxX family protein~KEGG: ret:RHE_CH03698 hypothetical protein) — translation MARAIAIIVARIIFSFVFFMAAGFKFADIGATAGYITAAGFPMATFLTWIAAFFEIALALAFISGAFFTEASLLAAIYVIFLAFAFHGPSHWQQNQAEFGFFIDHFTFLAGLLFAAVHGPERWALSHTLLRRL, via the coding sequence ATGGCCAGAGCAATCGCAATCATCGTCGCCCGCATCATCTTCAGCTTCGTCTTCTTCATGGCCGCCGGCTTCAAGTTCGCCGATATCGGCGCAACGGCGGGCTATATCACTGCCGCGGGCTTTCCGATGGCGACATTCCTTACCTGGATCGCCGCCTTCTTCGAGATCGCGCTGGCGCTCGCTTTCATATCAGGAGCCTTCTTCACCGAGGCCAGCCTGCTCGCAGCCATCTATGTGATCTTCCTCGCTTTCGCCTTCCACGGTCCGTCCCATTGGCAACAGAACCAGGCCGAGTTCGGCTTCTTCATCGATCACTTTACCTTCCTCGCCGGTCTGCTCTTTGCCGCCGTCCACGGGCCGGAGAGATGGGCGCTGAGCCACACCCTCCTCAGGAGGCTCTAG
- a CDS encoding periplasmic binding protein/LacI transcriptional regulator (PFAM: periplasmic binding protein/LacI transcriptional regulator~KEGG: rec:RHECIAT_CH0003969 probable sugar ABC transporter, substrate-binding protein): MRLFKAAILAGTFAILAAGSAFSADVKIGFIVKQPEEPWFQDEWKFADQAAKEKGFTVVKIGAEDGEKVQSAIDNLGAQGAQGFIICTPDVKLGPGIVAKAEANQLKLMTVDDRLVSADGKPLEDVPHMGISATKIGETVGQAIVDEIKKRGWDMKNVGAVRVSYDQLPTAVDRVEGAMSVLKAAGFPAENIYDAPQAKTDTEAALNAATTVFNKHADVKYWVAFGLNDEAVLGAVRASESVGIPAANVIGVGIGGAESAINEFKKPAATGFFGTVIISPKRHGYETALNMYDWIANDKEPAKLTLTSGSLALRGDFEKVRKDLGIE; this comes from the coding sequence ATGCGCTTGTTCAAAGCAGCCATTCTGGCTGGCACTTTCGCCATTCTGGCGGCCGGCTCGGCATTTTCCGCGGACGTCAAGATAGGGTTCATCGTCAAGCAGCCCGAGGAGCCTTGGTTCCAGGACGAATGGAAATTCGCCGACCAGGCCGCCAAGGAAAAAGGCTTCACCGTCGTCAAGATCGGCGCCGAAGACGGCGAGAAGGTCCAGTCGGCGATCGATAATCTCGGTGCCCAGGGTGCGCAGGGCTTCATCATCTGCACGCCCGATGTCAAGCTCGGCCCCGGCATTGTCGCCAAGGCCGAAGCCAACCAGCTGAAGCTGATGACGGTCGACGACCGCCTCGTCAGCGCCGACGGCAAGCCGCTGGAAGACGTGCCGCATATGGGCATTTCAGCCACCAAGATCGGCGAGACCGTCGGCCAGGCGATCGTCGACGAAATCAAGAAGCGCGGCTGGGACATGAAGAATGTCGGCGCCGTGCGGGTCTCCTATGACCAGCTGCCGACCGCCGTCGACCGCGTCGAAGGCGCGATGTCGGTGCTGAAGGCCGCCGGCTTCCCGGCCGAAAACATCTATGATGCGCCACAGGCGAAGACGGATACGGAAGCGGCGCTCAACGCGGCAACCACCGTTTTCAACAAACATGCCGACGTGAAATACTGGGTCGCCTTCGGCCTCAACGACGAAGCCGTCCTCGGCGCCGTCCGTGCTTCCGAATCGGTCGGCATTCCGGCGGCCAACGTCATCGGTGTCGGCATCGGCGGTGCGGAATCGGCGATCAACGAGTTCAAGAAGCCGGCGGCGACGGGCTTCTTCGGCACCGTCATCATCTCGCCGAAGCGTCACGGCTATGAGACGGCGCTCAACATGTATGACTGGATCGCCAACGACAAGGAGCCGGCAAAGCTGACGTTGACCTCCGGTTCCCTGGCACTGCGCGGCGATTTTGAAAAGGTCCGCAAGGATCTTGGCATCGAGTGA
- a CDS encoding inner-membrane translocator (PFAM: inner-membrane translocator~KEGG: ret:RHE_CH03693 L-arabinose transporter permease protein) — MNSLKKILLGEQGLVVIFAAAFVIVSLFVPNFLTERNMLGLLQSVVTIGIVACTMMFCLASRDFDLSVGSIVAFSGMIAVMVSNATGSIPVGLLAALLCGAIVGFVNGIVIARFRINALITTLATMQIVRGLALIASDGRAVGINDPAFYQLALSRFLTVPTPIWIMLILFILFGFVLNRTVFGKNTLAIGGNPEASRLAGVNVVNMRVWIFALQGLVCGIAGILLASRITSGQPNAATGLELSVISACVLGGVSLAGGRAAMSGVIVGVLIMGIAENVMNLLNIQAFYQYVVRGLILLIAVLLDNLRSSAAGRRG, encoded by the coding sequence ATGAATTCGTTGAAAAAAATTCTCCTCGGCGAACAAGGGCTGGTGGTGATCTTTGCTGCCGCCTTCGTGATCGTCTCGCTCTTCGTTCCGAACTTCCTGACCGAGCGAAACATGCTGGGGCTGCTGCAGTCGGTCGTCACGATCGGCATCGTTGCCTGCACGATGATGTTCTGCCTGGCGTCGCGCGATTTCGACCTTTCGGTCGGATCGATCGTCGCCTTCTCCGGCATGATCGCGGTGATGGTCTCGAATGCGACGGGCTCCATTCCCGTCGGGCTGCTCGCCGCCCTGCTTTGCGGCGCTATCGTTGGTTTCGTCAATGGTATCGTCATTGCCCGCTTTCGCATCAATGCGCTGATCACCACGCTTGCGACCATGCAGATCGTGCGCGGGCTGGCGCTGATCGCTTCCGATGGCCGCGCCGTCGGCATCAATGATCCCGCTTTCTACCAGCTTGCCCTGTCGCGATTTCTCACCGTGCCGACGCCGATCTGGATCATGCTGATCCTTTTCATTCTCTTCGGTTTCGTGCTCAACCGCACCGTCTTCGGCAAGAACACCCTGGCGATCGGCGGCAATCCCGAGGCCTCGCGGCTTGCCGGTGTCAATGTCGTCAACATGCGGGTCTGGATCTTTGCGCTGCAGGGGCTTGTCTGCGGCATAGCCGGAATTCTGCTTGCCTCCCGCATCACCTCCGGCCAGCCGAATGCGGCGACAGGGCTTGAGCTTTCGGTGATTTCGGCCTGCGTTCTTGGCGGCGTTTCGCTGGCCGGCGGCCGGGCGGCGATGAGCGGCGTCATTGTCGGCGTGCTGATTATGGGCATCGCCGAAAACGTCATGAACCTCTTGAATATCCAGGCGTTCTATCAGTATGTGGTACGCGGGCTGATCCTGCTGATCGCAGTGTTGCTCGACAATTTGAGGTCTTCGGCTGCGGGACGGCGCGGATGA
- a CDS encoding GntR domain protein (PFAM: GntR domain protein; regulatory protein GntR HTH~SMART: regulatory protein GntR HTH~KEGG: ret:RHE_CH03696 GntR family transcriptional regulator): protein METIERQSGAESRRIERRPRVRRNVTAAIAQDICADRYPAGSPLPRENDLCELYGVSRTVIRESLKVLESKGLVRGKPRIGTTVCDKDDWNILDADVLEWMGPYIKDFDLLGCILEARRTIEPAAAEYAAERASAQEIADLDNAWRQMRDSARDPESFTDADVMFHTVLLTASHNQVFRRLSSAIHAALKYALHASNIGVENREDAVLVHGQLVEALRMRDKAGARECANRMLDLAVRDLAAAEKAIGRTK, encoded by the coding sequence TTGGAAACAATCGAGCGACAGAGCGGGGCCGAAAGCCGCCGCATCGAGCGCCGCCCGCGCGTACGCCGCAACGTCACGGCGGCGATCGCTCAGGATATCTGTGCGGACCGCTATCCCGCGGGCTCACCGCTGCCCCGCGAGAACGATCTCTGCGAGCTCTACGGCGTCAGCCGCACCGTCATTCGCGAATCGCTGAAAGTGCTGGAATCCAAAGGCCTCGTCCGCGGTAAGCCACGCATCGGAACCACCGTTTGCGACAAGGACGATTGGAATATCCTGGACGCTGACGTGCTTGAATGGATGGGTCCCTATATCAAGGATTTCGACCTGCTCGGCTGCATTCTCGAGGCCCGCCGCACCATCGAGCCGGCAGCCGCCGAATATGCCGCCGAGCGCGCCAGCGCCCAGGAGATCGCCGATCTCGACAATGCCTGGCGGCAGATGCGCGACAGCGCTCGCGACCCGGAAAGCTTTACCGATGCCGACGTCATGTTCCACACGGTGCTGCTCACCGCCAGCCACAATCAGGTCTTCCGCCGCCTGTCGAGCGCCATTCACGCGGCACTGAAATATGCGCTGCATGCCTCCAATATCGGCGTCGAGAATCGCGAGGATGCGGTGCTCGTTCACGGCCAGCTGGTCGAGGCCCTGCGCATGCGCGACAAGGCGGGCGCCCGCGAATGCGCCAACCGCATGCTCGATCTTGCAGTGCGCGATCTTGCCGCCGCCGAAAAAGCGATCGGCAGAACGAAATGA
- a CDS encoding Aldose 1-epimerase (PFAM: Aldose 1-epimerase~KEGG: rec:RHECIAT_CH0003966 putative aldose-1-epimerase protein): MNQGQTGDDIELRHGDLAVRVSRRGAAVTAATYRGMPFLVAAGGPEGMMANFAMVPFGNRVEGNIMSFAGRDYAFQPNTSDPLYRHGDGWLSLWQLEDSSPEHAQFCFSRSADGVSPYAYLTRQEIRLVGDALVLTLSVENRGETALPFGLGQHPFFARTPKTRLTIAADRYWSERPDHLPEMPGPVPHYFDFRSEKLLPQRWMNNAFEGWNGRAAMAWPELGIQAALEADGALDRFMLYMPVNRSDFFCLEPMSHLPNGHHLPDFGGLAPLAPGEALAGTVTILMSALPVRSEEG; encoded by the coding sequence ATGAACCAGGGACAAACCGGCGATGACATCGAACTGAGGCACGGCGATCTCGCCGTCCGGGTCAGCCGTCGGGGTGCTGCCGTCACCGCCGCGACCTATCGAGGCATGCCCTTTCTCGTGGCGGCCGGCGGCCCTGAAGGAATGATGGCGAATTTCGCGATGGTGCCGTTCGGCAACCGCGTGGAAGGCAATATCATGTCCTTTGCCGGACGCGACTATGCCTTCCAGCCGAATACTTCCGATCCGCTCTATCGGCACGGCGACGGCTGGCTCAGCCTCTGGCAGCTTGAAGACTCCAGCCCGGAGCATGCGCAGTTCTGCTTTTCCCGGAGCGCCGACGGGGTTTCACCCTATGCCTATCTTACCCGGCAGGAGATCCGTCTCGTCGGCGATGCGTTGGTGCTGACACTTTCCGTGGAAAACCGCGGCGAAACCGCTCTTCCCTTCGGGCTCGGTCAGCATCCCTTCTTCGCGCGCACGCCAAAGACGCGACTGACGATTGCGGCCGATCGCTATTGGAGCGAGCGGCCGGACCATCTTCCGGAGATGCCTGGCCCTGTGCCGCACTATTTCGATTTCAGATCCGAAAAGCTTTTGCCGCAGAGATGGATGAACAATGCCTTCGAGGGTTGGAATGGGCGGGCTGCAATGGCCTGGCCGGAACTTGGAATCCAGGCGGCGCTGGAAGCCGACGGTGCGCTCGATCGCTTCATGCTGTATATGCCGGTCAACCGGAGCGACTTCTTCTGCCTCGAACCGATGAGCCATCTGCCGAACGGCCACCATCTGCCTGATTTCGGTGGGCTCGCGCCGCTTGCGCCGGGGGAGGCGCTTGCCGGCACGGTGACGATCCTGATGTCGGCGCTGCCGGTTCGGTCGGAGGAGGGATAG
- a CDS encoding ABC transporter related (PFAM: ABC transporter related~SMART: AAA ATPase~KEGG: ret:RHE_CH03694 L-arabinose transporter ATP-binding protein): protein MAFLEFSNISKGYPGVQALANVSFTVEKGAVHGLMGENGAGKSTLIRVLSGDQAADAGNILIDGEEQRYGSVRDAFHAGVIVIHQELQLVPELTVAENLWLGRFPAKGGVIHTKVLIETVRSKLEEIGIDVDPSAKVASLSIGARQMVEIAKAVMLDARVIALDEPTSSLSSRESEILFSLIDRLKAQGTVILYVSHRLDEIFRLCDSLTVLRDGKLAAHHPQIAETTREQIISEMVGREISNVWGWRERPFGGIRLEVNGLSGPRLRHPISFSVREGEILGFFGLIGAGRSEMARLLYGADARHQGQVTIDGVAVSPNNPKAAINAGMVLCPEDRKFDGIVQGRSIEENIAISSRRHFSPFGILSPRQEAALADRFIAKLRVRTPSRKQDIINLSGGNQQKVILGRWLSEQGIKVLVIDEPTRGIDVGAKSEIYEILYELAAGGMAIVVISSELPEVMGISDRIMVMCQGRVAANVARPDFDERSILTAALPDKNAAGTL from the coding sequence ATGGCTTTCCTCGAATTCAGCAATATCTCCAAGGGTTATCCCGGCGTGCAGGCGCTGGCGAATGTGTCCTTCACTGTCGAGAAGGGTGCCGTCCACGGCTTGATGGGTGAAAACGGCGCCGGTAAATCGACGCTGATCCGGGTACTGTCCGGCGATCAGGCCGCCGATGCCGGCAACATCCTCATCGACGGCGAGGAGCAGAGATACGGGTCCGTCCGCGACGCCTTCCATGCCGGCGTCATCGTCATCCATCAGGAACTGCAACTCGTTCCGGAGTTGACCGTCGCCGAAAATCTCTGGCTCGGACGCTTTCCGGCCAAGGGCGGCGTCATCCATACGAAAGTGCTGATCGAGACGGTGCGGTCGAAGCTCGAGGAGATAGGCATCGATGTCGATCCGTCGGCCAAGGTCGCCTCGCTTTCGATCGGTGCGCGGCAGATGGTCGAGATCGCCAAGGCCGTCATGCTCGATGCACGGGTGATCGCGCTCGACGAGCCGACCTCCTCGCTTTCCTCGCGCGAAAGCGAAATCCTGTTTTCGCTCATCGACAGGCTGAAGGCGCAGGGAACGGTCATTCTCTACGTCTCGCATCGTCTCGATGAGATCTTTCGTCTTTGCGACAGCCTGACGGTGCTGCGCGACGGCAAGCTTGCCGCCCACCATCCTCAGATCGCCGAAACCACGCGCGAGCAGATCATCTCGGAAATGGTCGGACGCGAGATCAGCAATGTCTGGGGATGGCGCGAACGTCCGTTCGGCGGCATTCGGCTGGAGGTCAACGGCCTGTCGGGGCCGAGGCTGCGCCATCCGATCAGCTTTTCCGTCCGCGAGGGCGAAATCCTCGGTTTCTTCGGCCTGATCGGCGCTGGCCGTAGCGAGATGGCGCGGCTGCTTTACGGCGCCGATGCCAGGCATCAGGGCCAGGTGACCATCGACGGCGTTGCCGTTTCGCCGAACAATCCGAAAGCGGCGATCAATGCCGGCATGGTGCTTTGCCCCGAGGACCGCAAGTTCGACGGCATCGTCCAGGGCCGATCGATCGAAGAAAATATCGCGATCTCGTCACGCCGGCACTTTTCGCCCTTCGGCATTCTGAGCCCGAGACAAGAGGCGGCGCTGGCAGATCGGTTCATCGCCAAGCTTCGGGTGCGAACACCGTCGCGCAAGCAGGACATCATCAATCTATCGGGCGGCAACCAGCAGAAGGTCATTCTCGGCCGCTGGCTGTCCGAGCAGGGGATCAAGGTGCTGGTCATCGACGAGCCGACGCGCGGCATCGATGTCGGGGCGAAATCGGAAATCTACGAAATTCTCTATGAGCTTGCGGCCGGCGGCATGGCGATCGTGGTGATCTCCAGCGAGTTGCCCGAAGTCATGGGCATCTCCGATCGCATCATGGTGATGTGCCAGGGCAGGGTGGCGGCCAACGTCGCCCGTCCGGATTTCGACGAGCGCAGCATCCTGACGGCAGCGCTTCCCGACAAGAATGCCGCAGGCACCCTTTAG
- a CDS encoding Peroxiredoxin (PFAM: OsmC family protein~KEGG: rec:RHECIAT_CH0003964 osmotically inducible protein), with product MQINRTASAHWTGGLKDGKGLISTQSGALKDYPYGFASRFEGVAGTNPEELIGAAHAGCFTMALSLILGEAGFTAEHMETSAKVTLESVEGGFAITAIHLSLSGRIPGADEATFTELANKAKAGCPVSKALASVPITLDVKVV from the coding sequence ATGCAGATCAATCGCACGGCTTCGGCTCATTGGACCGGTGGCCTCAAGGACGGAAAAGGCCTGATCTCGACGCAGAGCGGCGCCCTGAAGGATTACCCCTACGGCTTTGCGAGCCGCTTCGAAGGTGTTGCCGGCACCAACCCGGAAGAACTGATCGGTGCCGCCCATGCCGGCTGCTTCACCATGGCGCTGTCGTTGATCCTCGGTGAAGCCGGCTTTACCGCCGAGCATATGGAAACCTCCGCCAAGGTGACGCTCGAAAGCGTCGAGGGCGGTTTTGCCATTACCGCCATCCATCTCTCGCTCTCCGGCCGTATTCCCGGTGCCGATGAGGCGACCTTCACCGAACTCGCCAACAAGGCAAAGGCCGGCTGCCCGGTTTCGAAGGCGCTCGCCTCCGTTCCGATCACACTCGACGTCAAGGTCGTCTGA
- a CDS encoding Mandelate racemase/muconate lactonizing protein (PFAM: Mandelate racemase/muconate lactonizing protein~KEGG: ret:RHE_CH03697 galactonate dehydratase protein) — MKITKLTTYIVPPRWLFLKVETDEGIVGWGEPVVEGRALTVQAAVHELEDYLIGKDPFLIEDHWTVMYRGGFYRGGAVHMSAISGIDQALWDIKGKALGQPIHSLLGGQLRDRIKVYSWIGGDRPSDVANNAKEVVARGFKAIKLNGCEEMQIVDTNEKVEKAVETIAAIREAIGPHIGIGVDFHGRVHKPMAKVLAKELDPYKLMFIEEPVLSENKEALRDIVNHTSTPIALGERLFSRWDFKQVLSDGYVDIIQPDLSHAGGITECRKIAAMAEAYDVALAPHCPLGPIALAACLQVDAVSYNAFIQEQSLGIHYNKGNDILDYISNKEVFQYADGFVSIPQGPGLGIEVDEAYVIERAKEGHRWRNPIWRHADGSFAEW, encoded by the coding sequence ATGAAGATCACCAAACTCACCACCTATATCGTTCCCCCGCGCTGGCTGTTTTTGAAGGTCGAGACCGATGAAGGCATCGTCGGCTGGGGCGAGCCGGTCGTCGAAGGCCGTGCGCTCACCGTTCAGGCCGCCGTCCATGAGCTGGAAGACTACCTGATCGGCAAGGATCCTTTCCTGATCGAAGACCACTGGACCGTGATGTATCGCGGCGGCTTCTATCGCGGCGGCGCCGTCCACATGAGCGCAATCTCGGGCATCGACCAGGCGCTGTGGGACATCAAGGGCAAGGCGCTCGGCCAGCCGATCCATTCCCTGCTCGGCGGCCAGCTCCGTGATCGCATCAAAGTCTATTCCTGGATCGGCGGCGACCGTCCCTCGGATGTCGCCAACAATGCCAAGGAAGTGGTGGCCCGCGGTTTCAAAGCGATCAAGCTCAATGGCTGCGAGGAAATGCAGATCGTCGACACCAACGAAAAGGTGGAGAAGGCGGTCGAGACCATCGCCGCTATCCGCGAGGCGATCGGCCCGCATATCGGCATCGGCGTCGATTTCCACGGCCGCGTCCACAAGCCGATGGCGAAGGTTCTCGCCAAGGAGCTCGATCCCTACAAGCTGATGTTCATCGAAGAGCCGGTGCTTTCCGAAAACAAGGAAGCGCTGCGCGATATCGTCAACCACACCTCGACGCCGATTGCGCTGGGTGAACGCCTCTTTTCGCGTTGGGACTTCAAGCAGGTTCTCTCCGACGGTTATGTCGACATCATCCAGCCGGATCTCTCCCATGCCGGCGGCATCACCGAATGCCGCAAGATCGCGGCGATGGCCGAAGCCTATGACGTGGCGCTGGCGCCGCATTGCCCACTGGGTCCGATCGCGCTTGCCGCCTGCCTGCAGGTCGATGCCGTCAGCTACAATGCCTTCATCCAGGAACAGAGCCTCGGCATCCACTACAACAAGGGCAACGACATCCTCGACTACATCTCCAACAAGGAGGTGTTCCAGTATGCCGATGGTTTCGTCTCGATCCCGCAGGGTCCGGGTCTCGGCATCGAGGTCGACGAGGCCTATGTCATCGAACGCGCCAAGGAGGGCCACCGCTGGCGCAACCCGATCTGGCGGCATGCCGACGGCAGCTTCGCCGAGTGGTGA